In Deinococcus proteolyticus MRP, a single genomic region encodes these proteins:
- a CDS encoding GGDEF domain-containing protein, which translates to MLLLTAALYTALALRMPGLLDQPGTAVHWALTATVTFAWLLTVQVWWQRRTKVTALLAAALSVHFLGNLLNIGLGLREFGSPQYLHSIALGTLFFVLMSTAQLQVVQWMRRTQRWPGTLALIDTLMIAAIAGLGVWVLGLDGLVTRSSGQPLLVGLTLTYSLTQILLDALTVMLLLRGVYDRILWPMIGGLLCFAVADLYMVVGAGAAKPWLSLLWVWGLTLLALGVQQVMHTPVSLRPTPLPPTVRYALRRLPYAALLVCCAVLLAGAAQGSQRQLGITVGTVAVFGLVMLRQAHIAQVNRQMQTELEASRQELEHLAYHDVLTGLSNRASFVHFCEGSLGANEPYVVFSLDLNGFKQINDTFGHAVGDRMLQHAAQQLARTVAAPGRVFRWGGDEFVIVVPGVQRSADADALARLIAVNIRTPMNYRGHQLSVGTSVGYALGRGNRNYETLLSLADDDMYSGKQRSGNSR; encoded by the coding sequence CCGTGCACTGGGCGCTAACCGCCACCGTCACCTTCGCCTGGCTGCTGACGGTTCAGGTCTGGTGGCAGCGGCGCACCAAGGTCACGGCCCTGCTGGCAGCGGCGCTGAGCGTACATTTCTTGGGCAACCTGCTGAATATCGGCCTGGGTCTCAGAGAATTCGGAAGCCCGCAGTATCTGCACAGCATCGCACTGGGGACACTGTTTTTCGTGCTGATGAGCACGGCGCAGTTGCAGGTCGTGCAGTGGATGCGCCGCACGCAGCGCTGGCCGGGTACGCTGGCCCTGATCGACACCCTGATGATCGCAGCCATCGCCGGGCTGGGCGTGTGGGTGCTGGGACTGGACGGCCTGGTGACCCGCAGCAGCGGCCAACCCCTCCTAGTTGGCCTGACCCTCACCTATTCATTGACACAGATTCTGCTGGACGCCCTGACGGTCATGCTGCTGCTGCGCGGCGTCTATGACCGGATCCTGTGGCCGATGATCGGCGGACTGCTGTGTTTCGCAGTGGCCGACCTCTATATGGTGGTGGGCGCAGGCGCGGCCAAGCCCTGGCTTTCGCTTCTGTGGGTGTGGGGGCTCACCCTGCTGGCGCTGGGTGTACAGCAGGTGATGCATACTCCAGTGTCTCTGCGCCCCACTCCTCTGCCGCCAACGGTCCGGTACGCGCTGCGCCGCCTTCCCTACGCCGCCTTGCTGGTGTGCTGCGCGGTGTTGCTGGCAGGGGCTGCCCAGGGTTCGCAGCGCCAGTTGGGCATCACGGTGGGCACGGTGGCGGTGTTCGGCCTGGTGATGCTGCGCCAGGCCCACATCGCTCAGGTGAACCGGCAGATGCAGACCGAGCTGGAAGCCAGCCGCCAGGAACTTGAACATCTCGCCTATCACGATGTCCTGACGGGGCTGTCCAACCGCGCATCCTTCGTCCACTTTTGCGAGGGTAGCCTGGGGGCGAACGAGCCCTACGTGGTCTTCTCGCTGGACCTGAATGGCTTCAAGCAGATCAACGATACCTTCGGCCACGCCGTAGGCGACCGGATGCTGCAGCACGCCGCGCAGCAGCTGGCACGCACCGTGGCGGCGCCGGGGCGGGTGTTCCGCTGGGGCGGCGACGAGTTCGTGATTGTGGTGCCCGGAGTGCAGCGCAGCGCCGACGCCGACGCGCTGGCCCGCCTGATCGCGGTGAATATCCGCACTCCCATGAATTACCGGGGCCACCAGCTGAGCGTGGGGACCTCGGTGGGATACGCCCTGGGCCGGGGCAACCGCAACTATGAAACCCTGCTGAGCCTGGCCGACGACGACATGTACAGCGGCAAGCAGCGCAGCGGGAACAGCCGGTAA
- a CDS encoding GGDEF domain-containing protein codes for MNRPPPFPTSLRVLAWLLFTQVLWTLLRGPQTMADLWVLNGLSLSIMGAASLLALRLWQRRGKPVYAAFLLAFVSQFGGDAYLISLDLLQLDYPDISVADAFYLAYYLLMSAALLLFLPAQLTTRRRIGRTLDGLIITGTVSMVLWDQRLSHLITELHNPLSRLSLVYVLLDLLILGFSVVLLQVERQNRANLLLSSGLISFVIADIIYLQQGDLYRPGLPPDLLWTLGITLQAAGLQQLDRGKQRTSHLLQRKLDLALIALPYVAVPVACLTLALALPATTLRDQVLLWGALAVVTAATVRQALTTADNARMTRELRQSRANLEYLAYHDNLTGLPNRRAFAQLFSYGLSDTEPYGIFSLDLDGFKEINDTHGHAVGDRMLQHVAGLLQASVAPPGQVFRWGGDEFVVVVPGMREPAQAEALLQHLAAAGETPLQLEQQRLRVGLSIGYALGRRPRNHEALLAQADHKMYRTKRRG; via the coding sequence GTGAATAGACCACCTCCCTTTCCCACTTCTCTACGTGTGTTGGCTTGGCTGCTGTTCACACAGGTTTTGTGGACCCTGCTGCGTGGCCCACAGACCATGGCCGACCTATGGGTGCTGAACGGACTTTCCCTGAGCATCATGGGGGCCGCCAGCTTGCTGGCCCTGAGATTATGGCAGCGCCGGGGCAAACCTGTGTACGCCGCGTTTCTGCTGGCCTTCGTCAGTCAGTTCGGCGGCGACGCCTACCTGATCTCGCTGGACCTGCTGCAGCTGGACTACCCTGACATTTCGGTAGCCGACGCGTTCTATCTGGCCTACTACCTGCTGATGTCGGCCGCCCTGCTGCTGTTTCTGCCGGCGCAGCTGACCACCCGCCGGCGGATAGGACGGACCCTGGACGGGCTCATTATTACCGGCACCGTCAGCATGGTGCTCTGGGACCAGCGACTCAGCCACCTGATTACCGAGCTGCACAACCCCCTCAGCCGGCTGAGCTTGGTGTACGTCCTGCTGGACCTGCTGATTCTGGGCTTCAGCGTGGTGCTGCTTCAGGTCGAGCGCCAGAACCGCGCCAACCTGCTGCTCAGCAGCGGCCTGATCAGCTTCGTGATTGCGGACATCATCTACCTGCAGCAGGGCGACCTGTACCGGCCGGGCCTGCCACCGGACCTGCTGTGGACTCTGGGGATCACGCTGCAGGCGGCAGGCCTACAGCAGCTGGACCGCGGCAAGCAGCGCACCTCCCACTTGCTGCAGCGAAAGCTTGACCTGGCGCTGATAGCCCTGCCTTATGTGGCGGTTCCGGTGGCCTGCCTGACGCTGGCCCTGGCCCTGCCGGCCACGACGCTGCGCGACCAGGTCCTGCTATGGGGGGCTCTGGCGGTGGTCACCGCAGCCACCGTCCGCCAGGCGCTGACCACCGCCGACAACGCCCGCATGACCCGCGAACTGCGGCAAAGCCGCGCCAACCTGGAGTACCTGGCTTACCACGACAACCTGACCGGACTGCCCAACCGTAGGGCTTTCGCCCAACTGTTCAGCTACGGACTGAGCGACACCGAACCGTACGGCATCTTCTCGCTGGACCTGGACGGGTTCAAGGAGATCAACGATACGCACGGGCATGCGGTGGGCGACCGCATGCTGCAGCATGTGGCCGGACTGCTGCAGGCCAGCGTGGCGCCGCCAGGGCAGGTATTTCGCTGGGGCGGCGACGAGTTCGTGGTGGTGGTGCCCGGAATGCGGGAGCCGGCCCAGGCCGAGGCGCTGCTCCAGCATCTGGCAGCCGCAGGTGAAACACCGCTGCAGCTGGAGCAGCAGCGCCTGCGCGTAGGCCTGTCTATCGGCTACGCACTTGGCCGCAGGCCACGGAACCATGAAGCCCTGCTGGCCCAGGCCGACCATAAGATGTACCGGACCAAGCGGCGCGGCTAG